A genome region from Deltaproteobacteria bacterium includes the following:
- a CDS encoding IS110 family transposase, with protein sequence VAIQHNPVIRQYYLKLLEKGKSKMTAVVAAMRKLIVILNTIMKKNQMWEPNLS encoded by the coding sequence GGTAGCCATCCAGCATAATCCCGTAATTCGCCAGTACTATCTTAAACTACTGGAAAAAGGAAAATCCAAGATGACAGCCGTGGTGGCTGCCATGCGTAAATTAATTGTGATCCTCAACACCATCATGAAAAAAAATCAAATGTGGGAGCCTAATTTATCTTGA